Below is a genomic region from Syntrophorhabdaceae bacterium.
GGAGGGGAAAACCCCGAGAACCACGCCCAGACCCCCTTTTATCAGCGCACAGGGATCAAGCATCGTTCAAAATACCTCGTATCCTAGACAAAAGACGGCTTTCATTCTTCTCGACCAGCGCATGTTCCCATATGCGCAACACCTTCCAACCCTGATTGCGCAAGACGCGGTTTACTTCCCGGTCTCTTCTCCTGTTGGCTCTGAGCTTCTTTTCCCAGAAATCCCGGTTGGTATCGGGCATGGTACAGTGCTTTGAACACCCGTGCCAAAAACAACCATCGACAAAAACAGCAACGCGAACTCTCCAGAAGACAAAATCAGGCTT
It encodes:
- a CDS encoding very short patch repair endonuclease translates to MADVFTAAKRSEVMSKIRGQGNKKTELALIALFHRHGITGWRRNQKVFGKPDFVFWRVRVAVFVDGCFWHGCSKHCTMPDTNRDFWEKKLRANRRRDREVNRVLRNQGWKVLRIWEHALVEKNESRLLSRIRGILNDA